In Lentimicrobiaceae bacterium, the genomic window CGGCTGCTTTGCCACATCGGCTATTACAGCTATCACGGCACAAAATACCGAAGGCGTTTTTGCAATACACGCCATTCCACCCGAAATCGTTGAAAAACAAATACAAGTCGTTATTGACGATATTGGAACCGATAGCGTTAAAATCGGAATGCTTAACAATAGCGAAACTACCGTCGCAGTTAAAAGAGCTCTTAGCAAGTACGACATAAACAAAATTGTTCTCGACCCTGTAATGGTATCAACATCTGGACATAAATTATTGGAAGATGCTGCAATACAAACACTTATAGAGCAACTGTTTCCGCTATGTCATCTTATTACACCCAACATTCCAGAAGCTGAACTGCTGCTTGGCAGAAAAATAACAAGTCAAGAGGAGTTTCCAGACACAGTAAAAGAATTGGCGGAAAAATTCAACTTGTCGGTTTATCTTAAAGCCGGACATTTGGACGGCGATTCGTTTTACGATATATTTTATCATCTTCCCACAAAATCATCAAAAATATTGCATGGCAAACGCGTTAAAACAGTGAACACGCACGGGACAGGTTGCAGCCTATCTTCCGCTATTGCTGCTTTTTGGGCTAAACACGACGACATCAATGTTGCTGTTGAAAACGCTCATCAGTACATACAAAAGGCAATATTTGAAGGCAAAGATTATAAAATCGGTAACGGACACGGTCCTATAAATCATTTCTTTGAAATCCTTAATAAATAATTTTGTGTTATGATTTTGCAACACCTGCCGCACATCAACGCAATGTGGAACGAACTAAAAGATATTTTTAGCACAATAGTGTCGCATGATTTTATTATTGGACTTTCGGAACAAAAATTGTCGCTCAATGCTTTTAAACACTACCTTCAGCAAGATGCTTTGTACTTAATTGACGATGCCGTTTCGTTGCAAAACCTATCAGATAGAAGCACAAACGAAGATTACAAACGTTTCTTCGCCGAATTAGCTACCGATAGTATTGAAATGGAAAAAGCTTTACATGAGCAATATTACA contains:
- the thiD gene encoding bifunctional hydroxymethylpyrimidine kinase/phosphomethylpyrimidine kinase gives rise to the protein MKTYKRTLTIAGSDSGGGAGIQADIKTISACGCFATSAITAITAQNTEGVFAIHAIPPEIVEKQIQVVIDDIGTDSVKIGMLNNSETTVAVKRALSKYDINKIVLDPVMVSTSGHKLLEDAAIQTLIEQLFPLCHLITPNIPEAELLLGRKITSQEEFPDTVKELAEKFNLSVYLKAGHLDGDSFYDIFYHLPTKSSKILHGKRVKTVNTHGTGCSLSSAIAAFWAKHDDINVAVENAHQYIQKAIFEGKDYKIGNGHGPINHFFEILNK